The Polynucleobacter necessarius genome window below encodes:
- a CDS encoding outer membrane lipoprotein carrier protein LolA has product MTQFFIAAILSIAGFCFSVTAHSQRESGTEQLRQFVRNSKTAEGDFVQQQLRAPKANEPQDKGLKVVRQTQGHFVFQRPGRFVWDTQKPYEQKLIADGKQLILWDKDLNQASFRPAGQALASTPAAILFGETSLDQHFDLIEGEERLGMMWVSLMPKKDPNAKDKNDLPYTKIAIGMANGLPKALKLTDGLGSVVLVTVDKIQLNVALPANRFVFTPPAGAEVLRLN; this is encoded by the coding sequence ATGACACAATTTTTCATTGCAGCAATCCTTAGTATTGCCGGTTTCTGTTTTTCAGTAACGGCACATTCTCAAAGAGAGAGTGGCACAGAGCAATTACGTCAATTTGTGCGTAACTCTAAAACTGCAGAAGGTGATTTTGTGCAGCAGCAGTTACGTGCTCCTAAAGCGAATGAGCCTCAAGACAAAGGCTTAAAGGTGGTGCGCCAGACTCAAGGTCATTTTGTGTTTCAGCGTCCAGGACGCTTTGTTTGGGATACACAAAAACCATATGAGCAAAAATTGATTGCAGATGGCAAGCAATTAATCTTGTGGGATAAAGATTTAAATCAAGCAAGCTTTCGTCCTGCTGGACAAGCGTTAGCTTCAACCCCTGCAGCAATTTTGTTTGGCGAAACTTCATTGGATCAGCATTTTGATCTCATCGAGGGTGAAGAGCGTTTAGGGATGATGTGGGTGTCCTTAATGCCTAAAAAAGATCCGAATGCCAAGGACAAAAACGACTTACCGTATACCAAGATCGCCATTGGCATGGCCAATGGCTTACCCAAGGCGCTTAAGTTAACAGATGGACTGGGAAGTGTAGTGCTGGTAACAGTCGATAAAATTCAGCTCAATGTCGCTTTGCCAGCCAATCGCTTTGTGTTTACTCCACCTGCTGGAGCA
- a CDS encoding DNA translocase FtsK: MRRLLLEARWFISLGLCLGLFAILLTYSKADPAWSHASFEAPKNLGGRFGAYLVDLMLYIFGISAFWWVALFGRRVLNGWRELWSIPLPPDPDTKPDSLVVCWLGFGLTLICSMGLESIRLHSLSWELPRPPGGILGELIGDPLQMSLGFTGATIVLLFGLCAGLSLFLHFSWLDIAEKVGRFLEVSFLRIRERRDSEADRKVGEAAAEEREEFVEEFRGRVEVAAPVQIVRVPAEIPTSARVEREKQQPLFVDIPDAELPPLALLDPVPEAKETISAEVLEFTSRLIERKLAEFNVQVTVIAAYPGPVVTRYEIDPAVGVKGSQIVNLSRDLARSLGVVSMRVVETIPGKTCMALELPNPTRQSVYLSEILTSQVYHDNHSLLTLALGKDISGSPMVADLAKMPHCLVAGTTGAGKSVGINAMILSLLFKAKTDEVRLIMIDPKMLEMAIYDKIPHLLCPVVTDMKQAYNALNWAVNEMERRYKLMSNFGVRNLAGFNKKLLEAEEKGEKLTNPFSLTPDDPEPIYKAPVIVIVIDELADLMMVSGKKIEELIARIAQKARAAGIHLVLATQRPSVDVITGLIKANVPTRISFQVSSKIDSRTILDQQGAEALLGMGDMLYMAPGTGLPVRVHGAFVSDDEVHRVVEWLKENGEVNYIDGVLEGADESNIDALTGESGGEADPLYDQAVAIVLENKRPSISLVQRHLRIGYNRAARLLEDMEKAGLVSKMGNGGNREILHRPSE; this comes from the coding sequence ATGCGCCGCCTCTTACTAGAGGCCCGCTGGTTCATTTCTCTGGGCTTATGTTTAGGATTATTTGCCATCTTGCTGACGTATTCTAAGGCTGACCCAGCTTGGTCTCACGCGAGTTTTGAGGCCCCTAAGAACCTAGGCGGTCGTTTTGGGGCGTATTTAGTCGACTTGATGCTGTATATCTTTGGTATCTCGGCATTTTGGTGGGTTGCCCTCTTTGGGCGTCGTGTGCTTAATGGTTGGCGCGAGTTGTGGAGTATTCCTTTGCCCCCAGATCCAGATACCAAGCCAGACTCTCTTGTAGTTTGTTGGTTGGGCTTTGGACTCACTTTAATTTGTAGCATGGGACTAGAGTCCATTCGCTTACATTCCTTGTCTTGGGAACTTCCTAGACCCCCAGGTGGCATTTTGGGAGAGCTGATTGGTGACCCTCTGCAAATGTCACTTGGTTTTACGGGGGCAACAATTGTTCTCTTGTTTGGTCTTTGTGCTGGCTTATCGTTATTTCTGCATTTCTCCTGGTTGGATATTGCTGAAAAAGTAGGTCGCTTTTTAGAGGTTTCTTTTTTACGCATTCGTGAGCGACGTGATAGTGAAGCAGATCGCAAGGTGGGTGAGGCGGCTGCGGAAGAACGTGAAGAGTTTGTTGAAGAATTTCGGGGTCGTGTAGAAGTCGCGGCGCCAGTGCAAATTGTGCGCGTCCCCGCAGAGATTCCCACGAGCGCTCGAGTCGAGCGTGAGAAACAACAGCCGTTGTTTGTAGATATTCCCGATGCAGAATTACCACCACTTGCTTTACTTGATCCAGTGCCTGAAGCTAAAGAAACGATTTCTGCTGAAGTCTTGGAATTTACTTCACGCTTAATTGAGCGCAAGTTAGCGGAGTTTAATGTTCAAGTAACTGTGATTGCGGCATACCCTGGACCAGTGGTCACACGGTATGAGATTGATCCAGCAGTTGGTGTGAAGGGAAGCCAAATTGTCAATCTCTCCCGCGACTTGGCTCGATCACTTGGTGTAGTGAGTATGCGGGTTGTGGAAACTATCCCTGGCAAAACCTGCATGGCCTTAGAGTTGCCAAATCCAACCCGTCAGTCAGTCTATCTATCAGAGATTCTGACCTCGCAGGTATATCACGACAACCACTCATTATTGACCTTGGCATTGGGTAAAGATATTTCTGGAAGTCCGATGGTCGCTGACTTAGCGAAGATGCCACACTGCTTGGTAGCGGGTACTACTGGCGCTGGTAAGTCAGTCGGTATCAATGCAATGATTTTGTCTTTATTGTTTAAAGCAAAGACTGATGAAGTGCGTTTGATCATGATTGATCCAAAGATGCTAGAGATGGCGATCTACGACAAGATTCCGCATTTATTGTGTCCAGTTGTAACTGACATGAAGCAAGCCTACAATGCACTTAACTGGGCCGTGAATGAGATGGAACGCCGCTACAAGCTCATGAGTAACTTTGGTGTGCGTAACTTAGCGGGCTTTAATAAGAAGCTTCTGGAAGCAGAGGAAAAAGGTGAGAAGCTCACAAATCCATTTAGCCTAACTCCAGATGATCCTGAGCCAATTTATAAAGCTCCAGTGATTGTCATTGTGATTGATGAGTTGGCTGACTTGATGATGGTGTCAGGAAAGAAGATCGAAGAGTTGATTGCCCGCATTGCACAAAAAGCCCGTGCTGCTGGTATTCATTTAGTCTTGGCTACACAGCGCCCCAGCGTGGATGTGATTACCGGTCTGATTAAAGCCAATGTACCAACCCGTATTTCATTCCAAGTAAGTTCGAAGATTGATAGTCGGACGATTTTGGATCAGCAGGGCGCAGAAGCGCTCCTCGGAATGGGTGACATGCTCTATATGGCTCCAGGTACTGGCTTGCCAGTGCGTGTTCATGGAGCTTTCGTATCGGATGATGAGGTGCACCGTGTAGTGGAGTGGCTTAAAGAGAATGGCGAAGTCAACTATATCGATGGGGTGCTTGAGGGCGCTGATGAATCTAATATAGATGCTCTCACTGGTGAGAGTGGTGGTGAGGCCGATCCTCTCTACGATCAAGCAGTTGCTATCGTCTTAGAAAATAAACGTCCCTCCATCTCATTGGTGCAACGTCATCTGCGTATTGGCTACAACCGTGCTGCACGTTTATTAGAAGATATGGAAAAAGCGGGTCTTGTTTCGAAGATGGGTAATGGCGGCAATCGCGAGATTTTGCATCGCCCATCAGAGTAA
- the trxB gene encoding thioredoxin-disulfide reductase yields MTTNTPKHSKVLILGSGPAGYTAAVYAARANLKPTLITGLAQGGQLMTTTDVENWPADADGVQGPELMERFLKHAERFNIEIIFDHIHTAALKEKPMRLVGDSGTYTCDSLIICTGASAQYIGLPSEEAFMGRGVSGCATCDGFFYRNQDVCVVGGGNTAVEEALYLTGIAKKVTVIHRRDKFRAEPILNDRLMAKVAEGKVEFKLNATLDEVLGDEKGVTGVRIKKQDGSTEEISVTGAFIAIGHKPNTELFVGQLEMKNGYIKTHSGLEGNATATNILGVFAAGDVQDHIYRQAITSAGTGCMAALDAHRYLETLE; encoded by the coding sequence ATGACTACAAATACCCCAAAACACTCCAAAGTTCTGATCCTCGGATCTGGTCCTGCAGGCTATACGGCAGCCGTATACGCTGCTCGCGCCAACCTGAAGCCTACCCTCATTACCGGCCTGGCCCAAGGCGGTCAATTAATGACCACAACGGACGTTGAAAATTGGCCAGCTGATGCTGATGGCGTTCAAGGCCCAGAGCTCATGGAGCGCTTTTTAAAGCACGCTGAGCGCTTTAATATAGAAATCATTTTTGACCATATTCATACGGCCGCCCTTAAAGAAAAGCCTATGCGCTTGGTTGGTGACTCTGGTACCTATACCTGTGATTCATTAATTATTTGTACTGGTGCATCTGCTCAATACATTGGCCTACCCAGTGAAGAAGCATTTATGGGTCGTGGTGTTTCTGGCTGCGCAACTTGCGACGGATTCTTCTACCGCAATCAAGACGTCTGCGTAGTCGGTGGAGGCAATACAGCTGTTGAGGAAGCGCTTTACCTCACTGGCATCGCGAAGAAAGTAACAGTAATTCATCGTCGCGACAAATTCCGTGCTGAGCCAATTCTGAATGATCGCCTTATGGCAAAGGTAGCTGAAGGCAAAGTAGAGTTCAAACTCAATGCCACTCTTGATGAAGTGTTGGGCGATGAAAAAGGGGTTACTGGTGTTCGCATCAAGAAACAGGATGGCAGCACTGAAGAGATCTCTGTAACAGGCGCCTTTATTGCAATTGGACATAAACCGAATACCGAACTCTTTGTTGGTCAACTCGAGATGAAAAATGGTTATATCAAGACCCATTCTGGACTTGAGGGCAATGCTACTGCTACCAACATCCTCGGTGTATTTGCTGCCGGAGATGTCCAAGACCACATTTACCGTCAAGCCATTACTAGTGCGGGAACAGGCTGCATGGCTGCATTAGATGCGCATCGTTATTTAGAAACGTTGGAATAA
- the ppa gene encoding inorganic diphosphatase, whose translation MSLDNVKPGKKIPESFNVIIEIPMNADPIKYEVDKESGAIFVDRFMGTAMHYPCNYGYINKTIAGDGDPVDVLVITPFPLIPGVVVSCRAIGILQMEDEAGQDAKLLAVPEDKILPIYTHWQKPEDINPLRLTQIQHFFEHYKDLEKGKWVKVKGWGGVADAHKEILEGIERYNKENT comes from the coding sequence ATGAGTCTCGACAACGTCAAGCCAGGTAAAAAGATCCCTGAAAGCTTCAACGTCATTATTGAAATCCCAATGAATGCGGATCCAATTAAGTATGAAGTAGATAAAGAGAGTGGCGCAATTTTTGTTGACCGTTTTATGGGTACTGCAATGCACTATCCATGTAACTATGGCTATATCAATAAAACGATTGCGGGTGATGGGGACCCTGTTGACGTTCTCGTTATTACTCCATTCCCGCTCATTCCAGGCGTAGTAGTCAGCTGCCGCGCAATTGGCATCTTGCAAATGGAAGATGAAGCAGGTCAAGATGCTAAATTATTAGCAGTACCAGAAGACAAAATTTTGCCAATTTATACCCACTGGCAAAAACCAGAAGACATCAACCCATTACGTTTAACTCAAATCCAACACTTCTTTGAACACTACAAAGATTTGGAAAAAGGTAAATGGGTAAAAGTCAAAGGTTGGGGTGGCGTTGCTGATGCGCACAAGGAAATCTTGGAAGGTATCGAGCGCTATAACAAAGAAAATACATAA
- a CDS encoding P-II family nitrogen regulator has product MKLITSIIKPFKLDEVREALAEVGVTGLTVTEVKGFGRQKGHTELYRGAEYVVDFLPKVKVETVVADDRIAAALEAITKAARTGKIGDGKIFVTAVEEVIRIRTGETDNAAV; this is encoded by the coding sequence ATGAAATTAATTACATCCATCATTAAGCCGTTCAAACTCGATGAAGTCCGTGAGGCTCTAGCAGAAGTGGGCGTTACAGGATTGACCGTTACCGAAGTTAAAGGTTTTGGTCGTCAAAAAGGCCACACCGAACTCTATCGTGGCGCTGAATATGTTGTCGACTTTTTGCCAAAAGTGAAAGTGGAAACCGTAGTGGCAGATGATCGTATTGCAGCTGCCCTTGAAGCGATTACCAAAGCTGCGCGCACTGGAAAAATTGGTGATGGCAAGATTTTTGTTACTGCAGTTGAAGAAGTGATCCGTATTCGCACTGGCGAAACAGATAACGCAGCGGTTTAA
- a CDS encoding helix-turn-helix domain-containing protein, translating to MGSPTKLPEIRKEAFTKARESLGLSTKNLSGMSCLSVRQIEQIENGETSSFYGAQVKFTAAKKVAGLLKLKPEEAFELSESAQAVKKSDTEAKNEQPIKAKEVQASQEIKTSAPVSPPLLPQEEPPKVSATKISEDYVDYSVKTKAPADPKKSIFILLAIAAAIICSVVNLRPLFFPEPVKEDLVIIQEVAPDAPPAEMKSATAVIVQPEPVVSTECPLADASALNYKPDAPKKTGDMVYFQSKTAQTICVVDAAGKTQNKTLEPGVGASVYGKPPFKVLTSGLNGVDMYFQGAKVRIGNTPNKTINLEAAEIIQPAAPVPASESQTR from the coding sequence GTGGGCAGTCCGACAAAACTTCCTGAGATCCGAAAAGAGGCATTCACCAAGGCTAGAGAAAGCCTGGGTTTAAGCACGAAAAATTTATCTGGCATGTCTTGTTTATCTGTACGTCAAATTGAACAGATTGAAAACGGTGAAACCAGTAGTTTTTATGGTGCTCAAGTTAAATTTACAGCAGCAAAAAAAGTGGCGGGTTTATTAAAACTCAAACCAGAAGAGGCATTTGAATTGAGTGAATCAGCGCAGGCCGTAAAAAAATCTGACACAGAAGCAAAGAATGAACAGCCTATAAAAGCAAAGGAAGTTCAAGCATCCCAAGAGATAAAAACAAGCGCTCCTGTAAGTCCACCTCTGTTGCCACAAGAAGAGCCCCCAAAAGTTAGCGCAACGAAAATATCTGAAGATTATGTTGACTACAGTGTAAAAACGAAGGCACCAGCTGATCCTAAAAAGAGCATCTTCATTTTGTTAGCAATTGCTGCAGCAATCATTTGTTCTGTTGTAAACCTACGCCCTCTATTTTTTCCTGAGCCCGTTAAAGAGGATCTTGTTATTATTCAAGAGGTAGCGCCGGATGCTCCTCCTGCAGAGATGAAGTCTGCCACCGCAGTTATTGTGCAGCCCGAACCAGTTGTTTCAACCGAATGCCCTTTAGCTGATGCTTCGGCACTCAATTACAAGCCCGATGCGCCCAAAAAAACTGGCGATATGGTGTACTTCCAATCTAAGACTGCTCAAACTATTTGCGTAGTGGATGCTGCTGGTAAAACCCAAAATAAAACTCTTGAGCCAGGCGTTGGAGCTAGCGTTTATGGAAAGCCGCCATTCAAGGTGCTAACCAGCGGATTAAATGGGGTAGATATGTATTTTCAGGGTGCTAAAGTCCGCATTGGTAACACACCGAATAAGACAATTAATTTGGAGGCGGCTGAAATAATTCAACCTGCCGCCCCAGTGCCTGCTTCAGAATCTCAGACGCGTTAA
- the ilvD gene encoding dihydroxy-acid dehydratase produces MKRLNERSRMVTEGVTRTPNRSMYYAMGYEEPDFAKPMVGVANGHSTITPCNSGLQKLADAAVIALEEAGAKAQLFGTPTVSDGIGMGTEGMKYSLVSREVIADSIEVCVNGLWQDGVVVIGGCDKNMPGGMMALARTNVPGIYVYGGTIKPGHHKGKELNIVSAFEAVGEFTSGRLSEEELKVIEQHACPGSGSCGGMYTANTMGSSFEALGMSLPYSSTMANEDAEKVASAAESARVLVEAIKNNLRPRDIITKKSIENAVSVIMAVGGSTNAVLHFLAITSAAEIHWSIDDFERIRQRVPVIVDMKPSGTYLATDLHQTGGIPQVMKILLDGGLLHGDCMTITGKTLAETLKDVPVPSVPRADQKVIRTLDNPLYKQGHLAILKGNISPEGCVAKITGLKNPSITGPARVFDSEDDAMAAIMAQKIKDGDIVVIRYEGPKGGPGMREMLAPTSALAGQGLSESVGLITDGRFSGGTWGMVVGHVAPEAYVGGTIALIKESDSITIDAHKLLIELNVDEAEIAQRRAAWKQPKPRYTRGLLAKYASLASSASKGAVTDLDLKI; encoded by the coding sequence ATGAAACGCCTTAATGAACGCTCGCGCATGGTCACCGAAGGGGTCACTCGCACACCCAACCGTTCAATGTATTACGCAATGGGTTACGAAGAGCCGGATTTCGCAAAACCAATGGTTGGAGTTGCAAATGGTCACTCCACGATTACCCCTTGCAATAGTGGCTTACAAAAATTAGCTGATGCCGCTGTGATTGCGCTTGAAGAGGCAGGCGCAAAAGCCCAATTATTTGGCACTCCAACTGTCTCTGATGGCATAGGCATGGGTACCGAGGGCATGAAATATTCTCTCGTCTCACGCGAGGTCATTGCTGACAGCATTGAAGTTTGTGTAAATGGTTTGTGGCAAGACGGTGTTGTTGTGATTGGTGGTTGCGATAAAAATATGCCAGGCGGCATGATGGCCCTAGCCCGCACCAACGTACCCGGAATTTACGTCTATGGCGGCACAATCAAGCCGGGACACCACAAAGGCAAAGAACTCAATATTGTTTCTGCATTTGAGGCGGTTGGTGAATTTACCTCTGGCAGATTAAGTGAAGAAGAGTTAAAGGTTATTGAACAACATGCTTGTCCAGGTAGCGGCTCTTGTGGCGGCATGTACACGGCAAACACGATGGGTTCCTCCTTTGAGGCTCTCGGAATGAGCCTCCCCTACTCCTCTACGATGGCCAATGAAGATGCTGAAAAGGTGGCAAGCGCCGCTGAATCAGCACGTGTCCTAGTTGAGGCGATCAAAAATAATCTGCGTCCCCGCGACATCATTACCAAGAAATCTATCGAGAATGCAGTGAGCGTGATTATGGCGGTTGGCGGCTCAACAAATGCAGTCTTGCATTTTTTAGCCATCACCAGTGCCGCTGAAATTCATTGGTCAATTGATGACTTTGAACGTATTCGCCAACGCGTTCCAGTCATTGTTGATATGAAACCATCTGGCACTTACCTGGCAACTGATTTGCATCAAACTGGCGGTATTCCACAAGTAATGAAAATTTTGCTCGATGGTGGACTGCTCCACGGCGATTGCATGACCATCACTGGCAAAACACTTGCTGAGACATTGAAAGATGTTCCTGTTCCCTCCGTGCCTCGCGCCGATCAAAAAGTCATTCGCACTTTAGATAATCCTTTGTACAAACAGGGTCACTTGGCCATTCTAAAAGGCAATATTTCTCCAGAGGGTTGCGTTGCCAAGATTACCGGCTTAAAGAACCCATCCATCACTGGCCCAGCACGCGTCTTTGACTCTGAAGATGATGCAATGGCGGCCATCATGGCTCAGAAAATTAAGGATGGTGACATCGTAGTTATCCGCTATGAGGGCCCCAAAGGCGGTCCTGGCATGCGTGAAATGCTCGCCCCAACCTCAGCTCTAGCTGGTCAAGGATTGAGTGAGTCTGTAGGCCTCATTACGGATGGTCGCTTCTCAGGCGGTACATGGGGCATGGTGGTTGGCCATGTCGCTCCAGAGGCCTATGTTGGCGGAACAATTGCATTAATTAAGGAAAGCGACTCCATCACAATCGATGCCCATAAGTTACTCATTGAATTGAACGTGGATGAAGCTGAGATTGCTCAGCGTCGTGCCGCATGGAAACAGCCTAAACCTCGCTATACCCGTGGCTTGTTAGCTAAATATGCAAGCCTTGCAAGTAGTGCTAGCAAAGGTGCAGTAACGGACTTGGATTTAAAAATCTAA
- a CDS encoding copper chaperone PCu(A)C produces the protein MKRNTVLLLVAGLSLSFTVLAQEVRVGSIKIEHAYTRATVPGQQVAGGFMKIENTGAADQLVAASSPVADEMQLHEMAMEGNVMKMREVKAIAIPASGAVELKPGGLHLMFINIKAPLAAGEIVPVKLRFAKAGEVEVKMPVNAMGNSGAMKH, from the coding sequence ATGAAACGTAATACAGTATTATTATTGGTTGCAGGATTGAGTTTGAGCTTTACAGTGCTCGCACAAGAAGTCAGAGTGGGATCAATCAAGATTGAGCATGCATACACACGAGCTACCGTTCCAGGTCAGCAAGTTGCTGGTGGCTTTATGAAGATAGAAAATACAGGCGCTGCCGATCAGCTGGTTGCAGCTAGCTCTCCAGTGGCTGATGAAATGCAACTTCATGAGATGGCCATGGAAGGTAATGTAATGAAAATGCGTGAAGTGAAAGCTATTGCTATACCAGCAAGCGGTGCAGTTGAGCTCAAACCTGGCGGATTGCATCTCATGTTTATCAACATTAAAGCGCCTTTGGCTGCTGGTGAAATTGTGCCAGTAAAGCTCAGATTTGCAAAGGCTGGCGAAGTAGAGGTGAAGATGCCTGTCAATGCGATGGGTAATTCCGGCGCAATGAAGCACTAA
- a CDS encoding TlpA family protein disulfide reductase, with protein sequence MKPYQTGNWKAIVKTEQSAPLAVHFWGVTCPACVKEMPQWGQFIKNNPGTKIIFIQVDDVSQEVIKKMLSKAGLDNANNYYVVAPFDERLRYEIDPQWHGETPTTILIDSKGRTSRKTGLIDFKQLKTILLL encoded by the coding sequence TTGAAACCCTATCAAACTGGGAATTGGAAGGCTATTGTTAAGACTGAACAGAGTGCACCACTGGCGGTTCATTTTTGGGGTGTAACCTGCCCCGCTTGTGTAAAAGAGATGCCACAGTGGGGACAGTTTATAAAAAATAACCCAGGTACAAAGATAATTTTTATTCAGGTTGACGATGTTTCTCAAGAGGTAATCAAAAAAATGCTCAGCAAAGCCGGATTAGATAATGCGAATAATTATTATGTGGTGGCACCATTTGATGAGCGCTTACGATATGAGATTGATCCTCAATGGCATGGGGAGACACCCACAACGATTTTGATTGACTCAAAAGGTAGGACTTCGAGAAAAACGGGTCTCATTGACTTTAAACAGCTAAAAACAATATTGCTGCTCTAA
- a CDS encoding TonB-dependent receptor domain-containing protein: MTGLIDQYVLGVDARNIAGSNLTNNLNDNGTSSTINYAQGQQTFYGLMGQVKSKTELFPVEIALAARIDQWNSQTPTNYNAGPNGTNPVYQNVPNQSKTQINPTLGLLYNMIKDWDLRSAAYQAFAPGMNNTLRSYGSSNGYSFANPSLTPETMTGYEVGTDYRWKGGFAQLAAFNNYIQNAVATYNLSTRSATDQALAKQLCGATTWTGQTSQYGACASAQSLSYYTNNQTLFSQGIEFQFHHDINSRWATDLNYAFTSTKLTICGGFAREL, translated from the coding sequence GTGACTGGATTAATCGATCAATATGTCCTTGGTGTTGATGCCAGAAATATTGCTGGCTCAAATCTAACGAATAACTTAAATGATAATGGGACCTCTTCCACAATTAACTATGCTCAAGGCCAGCAAACATTTTATGGCTTGATGGGGCAGGTGAAATCAAAAACCGAGCTATTTCCTGTGGAAATAGCTCTGGCGGCTCGTATAGATCAATGGAATAGTCAAACGCCCACCAACTATAACGCTGGCCCTAACGGTACAAATCCAGTCTATCAAAATGTACCAAATCAAAGTAAGACCCAGATAAACCCTACTTTGGGATTGCTATATAACATGATCAAAGACTGGGACTTGCGTTCTGCAGCTTATCAGGCCTTTGCGCCGGGCATGAATAATACTTTGCGCTCATATGGATCTTCAAACGGATACAGCTTTGCAAATCCAAGTTTAACTCCAGAAACTATGACAGGTTATGAGGTAGGCACCGACTATCGCTGGAAGGGTGGCTTTGCGCAATTGGCTGCATTTAATAACTATATTCAGAATGCAGTGGCGACATACAATCTTTCGACCCGAAGCGCCACAGATCAAGCCCTAGCAAAACAATTATGTGGAGCTACTACTTGGACTGGTCAAACTAGCCAGTATGGTGCTTGTGCTTCTGCACAAAGCTTAAGCTATTACACTAATAATCAGACTCTCTTTAGTCAAGGTATTGAGTTTCAGTTTCATCACGATATTAATTCACGATGGGCAACAGATCTTAATTACGCTTTTACCAGCACTAAGCTAACCATCTGTGGTGGGTTTGCGCGCGAACTATGA
- a CDS encoding TonB-dependent receptor codes for MSAIDSVELIRGGVSSLCGNYGMGGVINIKTKTPVNSQQKASVSYGSFGTANVAASKDLIASESPQLRFSADYFNTEGYQKNIATISPASPNSIKNGQGPASSHNSNFKIQGC; via the coding sequence ATGTCAGCGATTGACTCTGTTGAATTGATCCGCGGCGGTGTTTCTAGTTTGTGTGGTAACTATGGCATGGGTGGGGTTATTAATATCAAGACCAAAACCCCAGTCAACAGTCAGCAAAAAGCATCTGTAAGCTATGGTTCATTTGGTACAGCAAACGTTGCGGCTTCAAAGGATTTGATTGCCTCTGAAAGTCCCCAGTTGAGATTCTCGGCCGATTATTTCAATACGGAGGGTTATCAAAAAAACATTGCGACGATTTCGCCAGCATCACCTAATAGTATTAAGAATGGCCAGGGTCCCGCTTCTTCGCATAACTCGAACTTCAAAATACAGGGATGCTAA
- a CDS encoding TonB-dependent receptor plug domain-containing protein encodes MLLSRQLVLALHLDEIPLNTTVLTKEALEVAPEQTIDQILKNVPSVILNDTPYYQQDPTAQSINVRGLGNARTLVLIDGVPA; translated from the coding sequence GTGTTACTGTCACGGCAACTCGTTCTGGCACTCCATTTAGATGAAATTCCCTTAAATACCACAGTTCTTACTAAAGAGGCGTTGGAGGTGGCCCCAGAACAAACCATTGATCAAATTTTAAAAAATGTACCTAGTGTTATTTTGAATGACACACCGTATTACCAACAGGATCCGACAGCTCAAAGTATTAACGTACGTGGCCTTGGTAATGCACGAACCTTGGTATTGATTGATGGTGTTCCAGCTTAA
- a CDS encoding DUF2946 family protein: MNFHKNRLIHWIAAFAIAISIMAPAVSQAVSLAKHSQGFAMEICVTDGSKATMNIQMHEKEVASSRNIAPIVSPITP, from the coding sequence ATGAATTTCCATAAAAACCGCCTCATTCACTGGATTGCCGCTTTTGCAATTGCTATCAGCATAATGGCACCTGCTGTTTCTCAAGCGGTTTCGCTTGCTAAACATAGTCAAGGTTTTGCGATGGAGATATGCGTTACCGATGGTAGCAAGGCAACAATGAATATCCAGATGCATGAAAAAGAGGTTGCAAGCAGCCGCAACATTGCTCCTATTGTATCACCCATCACGCCATAA